The Cryptomeria japonica chromosome 2, Sugi_1.0, whole genome shotgun sequence region ttcttgatcaccgttgatctacCTTAATTTGCTCGGTCTTTAGTCTCTCAGAATGGCTCTCTCTTATTCCATGGTGTCACCACATGTCAGCCCATGTTTTGCCACATGATCCTCCTAGGTGCCACCTCACCAGTCGCTAAGTCATGGAGATTAATAGTCGAGCACTTTCGCATAGCAGTATAGTGATGGCCGTCAAATCTTTTGCAACCTGCTCGCATGTTAATTTtcccttttactacaaaatttggCCGCTTTGAGATGCATGTGCATGCAAGGAGCCCACCAATGTTGAGCTACAacttgccaaaagcccttaagctttgacactaaggatatatgtggccttgcatataaatgcaataaatttcttccgcacgaccaatgtgggataaatggactaTGCCTAGgcctttccatcaggtcatcgggataACCTGAGATAGCTCCTTCCGATAGTCGGTGACTTCACACACCTCTTTGCACTTTCCATTGGTTCATCGGGGTAAGTCTTGCCAATCAGgttaggtcttgccgataaggcaaaaattcaaaaaactgcaaagaaacacccatctcccttagcatgctgggctcaaccatcatgggagccacattttaacccacatgctataattcaatgaacaaaaGCTTATTTTCCTTgggtctgcacatgaagcaaacaagttagacaaaaaaaatgtattcttttcatacttagcacttgtttctccttctaaggcatattgagcttgtagcaaaaataggtaacatttttggcgacatCTACCATATGTTTACCTACTAAACATTTTGACTAGCTGCCTTATGCGttccattgggcacagagtcactgAGACTGACAGAAAACTGAAACAACACATCACACATAACTGCAAAAACTCTCTTTTCTCTcaaaaacctatcctaatctatTGAGTACAGATGTGTGTTTTATGGCAGTGAGCTTAACACCTTCCTGTCATGAATTAGGCATGTGTATTGACATATTAGGAcatgacaaaacaacaaaacaattcTAAAACACTACAACAATTTATTGCAGCTATATGAGGGAGATGCCTTTTGTGTGTGAGAGGGGATAAACATATTCCTTGTTTCATATGATGGACACCTCTCTTTTATAGCTTCGATGGATTGCAACAGTATGACTCTTATTACTCCTTCTGAAATGTGCACTAGGCacttaggaaaaacaaaactacaaactgaCCTACTGTGCAAAGCACTTATTACCACTAGAAAAACtaaaatatgcacaaattttaggcatacctcaaaagCAATGCTTAAGGTGAATCCCATTAACTGGGAAAGGTTCAACTTTACCACCCAACTTAGACAGTTGTAAGGCATTGTGCTGCTTGCACTCAGAAATCatataaggcccactccaaaaagAATCAAACTTTGTATGTTTGCCTGGCCTGctcttgaattcatcccatttcaGGACAATGTCACCTTCCTTGAACACTCTAGGAGAAGCCCTCTTATCAAAATATCTTTTCATTTGAGCTTGATGATGCTTAATTTGCCTCATTGCCTCATTTCTAACTTCCTCTAGCTCAATCAACTGAATCAATCTTGCTGTCATAggctcttcttcaatcatatccAGCTGGTTAGATAGATCAAGGGTTGGAAACTCAAGTGAAATAGGCAACCTTGCTTCTTTCCCATACACAAGAATGTATGGAGACATTCTAGTGGACCTCTTTGGTGTGATTCTATCAATCCATAAGGCTGATTTAAGCTTGGTATGCGAAGCTCGTtgatttccttccatggtccttTTGGTGATTctgagaagattcttatttgtggactcagcttgtccatttccctgagggtaatagttagatgaggtgttgagataaacaccattctttactgcccaatcaaatatctggCTCCCTACAAAAGTAAGAGCATTATTTGAAACTATAGATTCAAggacaccaaatctagttatcaactcatcataaaagttcaaaatagttgtctcattttcttcctttagtgcTACAGCCTCAGTCCACTTAGTAAAAAAATCAGTGGTTGTGAGCACCCACTTGTGGCcagcacttgaaggtggatttatgactccaatgaaatccaaaccccacttcaAAAAGGGTTGTTCTACCTGAATAGGTTGCAATGGCAGCGCTGCCAACCTCTCTTTTCTTGCAAAGATGGcacattgtttacactttctaaCCCAGGAATGTGCATCTCTGAACAAATTGGGCcaataatagcctcctttcataacTTTCAGAGTTGTAGCTCTTGCTGAAAAGCATCCTCCTattgatccttcatgaaactcatgcaataccTTATCAACCTCATCAACATCTATGCACCTCAATAATACATCATGAAAATCCTTTTtaaatagaaaaccattcaagagtacatagggaatggactaAAGTCTATAATACTTTCTTCTTGACTTGCtcaatccatgaggacactcaTCAGTCAGTaagaaatgagtcatttcttgtacCCAGCTAATAGGAGGAATAGGAACAGCTACTTGTTCTTCATCTTGGAGGGCTAAAACAACTTTCTCCTCATCCTCTTCACTATTGTTTGTGTGATCAGCAAGCTTCTCACACAGTCCCTTACCTCTGACTAGCTGGTGaccttaatatcaacatcaaattccatcaccttagtcacccaaccAACCCTCTTATCATTTAAGTCTTTGCTGAGAAAAAACTCTTTAACTGAGGGGTGAGAAACCATCAACTTAATTCTATTGTTAGACAACATATACTTCAACTTTTTTAAACTTTTAACAATAGcaagaacatgtttttcaacaaaagaatatttctcctcataatcc contains the following coding sequences:
- the LOC131044343 gene encoding uncharacterized protein LOC131044343 codes for the protein MEGNQRASHTKLKSALWIDRITPKRSTRMSPYILVYGKEARLPISLEFPTLDLSNQLDMIEEEPMTARLIQLIELEEVRNEAMRQIKHHQAQMKRYFDKRASPRVFKEGDIVLKWDEFKSRPGKHTKFDSFWSGPYMISECKQHNALQLSKLGGKVEPFPVNGIHLKHCF